The region ggaggaggaagagcaggaggaggaggaagaagaggaggagtaggaggaggagcaggaggaagaagtgaagcaacagcagcagcagcaacagcagcagcaacagaaGCAGCATCAACAACAGCACcagcagcaacagcagcagcattAACAACAGCATCAACAACAGCACCAGGATCAGCACCAGGAGGATCAGTAACAGCAGTAGCAACAGTAGCAACAGTAGCAACAgtagcagcaggagcagcagtagcaacaggagcagcaggagcagcagtagcaacaggagcagcaggagcagcaggaggagcagaacTAGTTGAAGTAACAGAACCAGGGATAGAAGTGGAAGGATCAACAGGAGAAGGAACAGTCTTAGACAGAGGAGAATCGGGCGTCGGTAGTTGTGGCTCAGGagtttttgttatatttttttctgaagaaTTATCTTTAACATTGTTAGATGATTTTATACCAGAAGTGACTTGTTCACGTTTTTCTATTGGCAATGTACTATGGATACTTGTAGAAATGTCCTGAACAGATTTTTTATCAGTAATTCCTTGAGATTCACTTGATTGAGGGGGATCCGATGGTGGTTTGActtcttttaataaattctCATCAGATAATAATGTATaagtatttttaaaagtttctaattcattacaaaaattattaattttattatgtgaAATTTGAGTATCATTACAATAAGTTCTATTCAATTCTGAATATATTTTAgctctttcatttttcttgttatCACAATAATCTATtgaatttgaattttttctaaataatttaGGTGGAATATCATGATCCCTAAACAGAAAACTTATtaaatttgttatatttcCTTCTGGTTTTTCATCAGAACGATTATATGATTCTAAAGGACAATTAGTATACTTAGTACTACTTATATTCAAATTGGAGATTTTATCAGTTactttattaaaaagaatgttCATATCGTCGACTGGAATACAACGTatatttgtgtaaaaatgtagCCATATGTTTAAATAGACACATCGTATATTAGGGTCTATATAGCCTGGGTGCTTTTCATAGTCGGATCCATATTCATCTAAAGATGCACCctttaaatttcttacaAGAATCGTGCAAAAATCATTgtattttgttccatttaCAATGGAATTATCTTCattatcattaaaaaaatcataaacaTCCTTCatttcttgttcttcttcttcttcataatCATCGTCAGTAAATTCTTTAGAAAAATCATCAAACAAAGTCTTTATATTACTTATATTTCTAGCctaaaaacaacaaaaaagaacgtataaatatacacacatttCCTGAGAAGCAattctttttatcttttgGAAATacgataatatttaattaatggttataaatatttatttcataaaaaagaaattattaattacatcattgccttcccatttttttatttcttcatctaGTTTTCCATCCATGATAAGTTAATCATCACAACATAATAATctgcatttatatatatgaaaaattatagataatataattaaatgatatataaaCTTTTGTTCTAatctaaattaaaattttttttatgtttcaattaataaaaaaagttttttatttatatacttaCGAATCTttaacacatatatatgcactatAAGTTAACAtcaattatacaaaatataaagTGCAAAATAGCTTTATAACTATGAAAATATGCTATTACATTACCAAGCAACATTAGGTAAATGCTCTAATTATAGAAT is a window of Plasmodium cynomolgi strain B DNA, scaffold: 0417, whole genome shotgun sequence DNA encoding:
- a CDS encoding hypothetical protein (putative), yielding MDGKLDEEIKKWEGNDARNISNIKTLFDDFSKEFTDDDYEEEEEQEMKDVYDFFNDNEDNSIVNGTKYNDFCTILVRNLKGASLDEYGSDYEKHPGYIDPNIRCVYLNIWLHFYTNIRCIPVDDMNILFNKVTDKISNLNISSTKYTNCPLESYNRSDEKPEGNITNLISFLFRDHDIPPKLFRKNSNSIDYCDNKKNERAKIYSELNRTYCNDTQISHNKINNFCNELETFKNTYTLLSDENLLKEVKPPSDPPQSSESQGITDKKSVQDISTSIHSTLPIEKREQVTS